A stretch of Flexivirga aerilata DNA encodes these proteins:
- a CDS encoding acyl-CoA thioesterase domain-containing protein, whose translation MTDASTTPDAYYLPISPGVYQPTIHVQGAWQATEQHMAPISGLITHELATHEARDDMQIGRLTFEILGMIPLQESTIRVETIRPGRTIELLEATLVIGDRPIIRARAWRLAKSDMSELAGSELPAMPGPQECAPLDGTQEWPGGYIASLRIDAAPGGREGRRQAWVGTDCRLIEGVEAHPLASYVMLVDTANGIATRVRPTELMFPNVDLSLHLLREPDPTLVGLDTSVSFGPDGLGLTSTVLNDVHGPLGRAEQCLTVRHFPAT comes from the coding sequence GTGACCGACGCGAGCACCACCCCGGACGCCTACTACCTGCCGATCTCCCCCGGCGTCTACCAGCCCACGATCCACGTGCAGGGCGCATGGCAGGCCACCGAGCAGCACATGGCGCCGATCAGCGGGCTGATCACCCACGAGCTCGCGACCCACGAGGCGCGCGACGACATGCAGATCGGGCGGCTGACCTTCGAGATCCTCGGGATGATCCCGTTGCAGGAGAGCACGATCCGGGTCGAGACCATCCGTCCAGGGCGCACCATCGAGCTGCTCGAGGCGACGCTCGTCATCGGCGACCGGCCGATCATCCGGGCCCGCGCCTGGCGTCTCGCAAAGAGCGACATGAGCGAGCTCGCGGGCTCGGAGCTGCCCGCGATGCCGGGCCCGCAGGAGTGCGCTCCGCTCGACGGCACGCAGGAGTGGCCGGGCGGCTACATCGCGTCCCTGCGGATCGACGCGGCGCCGGGCGGCCGGGAGGGCAGGCGGCAGGCGTGGGTCGGCACGGACTGCCGCCTCATCGAGGGCGTCGAGGCGCACCCGCTGGCGTCATACGTGATGCTGGTCGACACCGCCAACGGCATCGCGACCCGGGTCCGGCCGACCGAGCTGATGTTCCCCAACGTCGACCTGTCCCTGCACCTCCTGCGCGAGCCCGACCCCACGCTCGTCGGGCTGGACACGTCCGTCAGCTTCGGCCCGGACGGCCTCGGCCTCACCTCGACCGTGCTGAACGACGTCCACGGCCCGCTCGGGCGTGCCGAGCAGTGCCTCACCGTCCGCCACTTCCCGGCGACGTGA
- a CDS encoding DUF4235 domain-containing protein, whose product MGSIAWKVLATVTGIAAGRVATKLTTSGWKAATGGKPPTGRHDPDHSAARIAVFTLVSTAVTTTLKAYAERKAADYYTRSSGQLPPPVAKQQQKAAAKAAKKG is encoded by the coding sequence ATGGGTTCGATCGCCTGGAAGGTGCTCGCGACGGTGACCGGCATTGCGGCCGGCCGCGTCGCGACCAAGCTCACGACGTCGGGCTGGAAGGCCGCCACCGGAGGCAAGCCGCCGACCGGCCGGCACGACCCCGACCACAGCGCCGCCCGGATCGCCGTCTTCACGCTGGTGTCGACCGCCGTCACCACCACCCTGAAGGCGTATGCCGAGCGCAAGGCCGCCGACTACTACACCCGGTCGTCGGGTCAGCTGCCGCCGCCGGTCGCCAAGCAGCAGCAGAAGGCCGCGGCCAAGGCGGCCAAGAAGGGCTGA
- a CDS encoding ankyrin repeat domain-containing protein: protein MNEATPTGSAVRGASKDAEACTDSARDGDVQRLTTYVDAGVPVDQTDACGNTLLMLAAYHGHAGAVKALLERGADANRLNDRGQSPLAGAVFKGEDTIVWLLLDAGADVDAGSPSAAATAEMFGRGDLLR, encoded by the coding sequence ATGAACGAAGCGACGCCCACCGGATCCGCGGTGCGTGGCGCGTCGAAGGACGCCGAGGCCTGCACCGACAGTGCACGCGACGGCGACGTGCAGCGCCTCACGACGTATGTCGATGCCGGGGTGCCGGTCGACCAGACCGACGCGTGCGGCAACACGCTGCTGATGCTCGCGGCATACCACGGGCATGCGGGCGCGGTGAAGGCGCTGCTCGAGCGCGGCGCCGACGCCAACCGGCTCAACGACCGTGGTCAGTCGCCGCTCGCCGGGGCGGTCTTCAAGGGTGAGGACACCATCGTCTGGCTGCTGCTCGACGCGGGCGCCGACGTCGACGCCGGGTCGCCCTCGGCCGCCGCGACGGCGGAGATGTTCGGCCGCGGCGACCTTCTGCGCTGA
- a CDS encoding Lrp/AsnC family transcriptional regulator, which produces MPPRRLDETDRRILGALVRDARLSVRALSERLHLSRAGAYARLQRLTEDGVIAGYTTRVVPHRAGLDTTAYIALNIEQNTWRQVSAALAHLDYVDTIALLGAEFDVILRAHAPDNVALRTLVLERIQAIPGVIGTRTWLAFDEIDGAGTPWPT; this is translated from the coding sequence GTGCCGCCCCGCCGGCTCGACGAGACCGACCGGCGCATCCTCGGTGCACTGGTGCGCGACGCGCGGCTCTCGGTGCGGGCGCTCTCCGAGCGGCTCCACCTGTCCCGGGCCGGCGCCTACGCGCGGCTGCAGCGGCTCACCGAGGACGGCGTGATCGCCGGCTATACGACCCGGGTGGTGCCGCATCGCGCGGGGCTGGACACCACGGCGTACATCGCGCTGAACATCGAGCAGAACACCTGGCGACAGGTCTCCGCGGCGCTGGCGCACCTGGACTATGTCGACACGATCGCCCTGCTCGGCGCCGAGTTCGACGTGATCCTGCGGGCGCACGCCCCGGACAACGTCGCGCTGCGCACGCTCGTGCTCGAGCGGATCCAGGCGATCCCGGGCGTGATCGGCACCCGCACCTGGCTGGCGTTCGACGAGATCGACGGTGCGGGCACGCCCTGGCCGACGTGA